From Toxorhynchites rutilus septentrionalis strain SRP chromosome 2, ASM2978413v1, whole genome shotgun sequence, a single genomic window includes:
- the LOC129768157 gene encoding aminoacyl tRNA synthase complex-interacting multifunctional protein 1 isoform X2 → MLHNTLPVYRRLLKRQACKFSQGILLNRRIPGTMNQLDRIISNNNAAEELLKSLKEECEVLKQAKAAQRVEQLKIENNVLRQQVDAALKRLIELEVKNGKAQIAVPGQTTVDVSPVVVETEASQEVEVPKPVEGKSQKEKKQKKEKPVAEAKPAAGAAEEPPVDVGRLDMRVGKIVDVSRHPDADSLYLEKIDCGEAAPRTVISGLVKHVPIDEMQNRMVVVLCNLKPAKMRGILSEAMVMCASSPEKVEILAPPEGAVPGDLVHVEGYPRVPDAVMNPKKKIFETVAPDLHTNEQLVACYKEGAFVVPGKGQVLSQTLKNVNVK, encoded by the exons ATGCTTCATAACACGTTGCCTGTTTACAGAAGATTATTAAAAAG ACAAGCGTGCAAATTTTCGCAAGGAATACTGCTGAATCGGAGGATACCCGGGACAATGAATCAACTCGACCGAATCATCTCCAATAATAATGCCGCCGAAGAATTACTCAAGTCGTTGAAAGAGGAATGCGAAGTCTTAAAGCAAGCCAAAGCAGCTCAGCGCGTTGAACagctgaaaattgaaaacaatgtcTTGAGACAGCAGGTAGATGCCGCCCTCAAACGGCTGATCGAACTCGAGGTGAAAAACGGGAAAGCTCAGATTGCAGTGCCGGGTCAAACAACCGTAGATGTGAGTCCTGTGGTTGTGGAAACTGAGGCTAGCCAGGAGGTTGAGGTACCAAAACCAGTTGAAGGGAAATCACAGAAAGAGAAGAAACAAAAGAAGGAAAAACCAGTCGCTGAAGCAAAGCCCGCAGCCGGAGCAGCTGAAGAGCCTCCTGTAGACGTTGGACGCTTGGACATGAGAGTTGGTAAAATTGTTGATGTGTCACGCCACCCGGATGCGGATAGTTTATATCTGGAGAAAATCGACTGCGGTGAGGCTGCACCGAGGACCGTAATTTCTGGTCTTGTGAAACACGTACCCATAGATGAGATGCAAAACCGTATGGTCGTAGTACTCTGCAACCTCAAACCCGCTAAGATGCGTGGGATCCTGTCGGAGGCGATGGTCATGTGTGCTTCCTCGCCGGAGAAGGTCGAGATTTTGGCTCCACCAGAGGGAGCTGTACCCGGGGATTTAGTTCACGTGGAGGGATATCCTCGGGTACCCGATGCGGTGATGAATCCGAAAAAGAAGATTTTTGAGACGGTTGCTCCTGACTTACACACCAACGAACAGTTGGTCGCATGTTACAAGGAGGGCGCTTTTGTGGTTCCCGGCAAGGGACAAGTCTTGTCGCAGACTTTGAAGAATGTTAATGTAAAATGA
- the LOC129768157 gene encoding aminoacyl tRNA synthase complex-interacting multifunctional protein 1 isoform X1, whose product MLHNTLPVYRRLLKSSLWMSIFCFRQACKFSQGILLNRRIPGTMNQLDRIISNNNAAEELLKSLKEECEVLKQAKAAQRVEQLKIENNVLRQQVDAALKRLIELEVKNGKAQIAVPGQTTVDVSPVVVETEASQEVEVPKPVEGKSQKEKKQKKEKPVAEAKPAAGAAEEPPVDVGRLDMRVGKIVDVSRHPDADSLYLEKIDCGEAAPRTVISGLVKHVPIDEMQNRMVVVLCNLKPAKMRGILSEAMVMCASSPEKVEILAPPEGAVPGDLVHVEGYPRVPDAVMNPKKKIFETVAPDLHTNEQLVACYKEGAFVVPGKGQVLSQTLKNVNVK is encoded by the exons ATGCTTCATAACACGTTGCCTGTTTACAGAAGATTATTAAAAAG TTCCCTCTGGATGTCCATCTTCTGTTTTAGACAAGCGTGCAAATTTTCGCAAGGAATACTGCTGAATCGGAGGATACCCGGGACAATGAATCAACTCGACCGAATCATCTCCAATAATAATGCCGCCGAAGAATTACTCAAGTCGTTGAAAGAGGAATGCGAAGTCTTAAAGCAAGCCAAAGCAGCTCAGCGCGTTGAACagctgaaaattgaaaacaatgtcTTGAGACAGCAGGTAGATGCCGCCCTCAAACGGCTGATCGAACTCGAGGTGAAAAACGGGAAAGCTCAGATTGCAGTGCCGGGTCAAACAACCGTAGATGTGAGTCCTGTGGTTGTGGAAACTGAGGCTAGCCAGGAGGTTGAGGTACCAAAACCAGTTGAAGGGAAATCACAGAAAGAGAAGAAACAAAAGAAGGAAAAACCAGTCGCTGAAGCAAAGCCCGCAGCCGGAGCAGCTGAAGAGCCTCCTGTAGACGTTGGACGCTTGGACATGAGAGTTGGTAAAATTGTTGATGTGTCACGCCACCCGGATGCGGATAGTTTATATCTGGAGAAAATCGACTGCGGTGAGGCTGCACCGAGGACCGTAATTTCTGGTCTTGTGAAACACGTACCCATAGATGAGATGCAAAACCGTATGGTCGTAGTACTCTGCAACCTCAAACCCGCTAAGATGCGTGGGATCCTGTCGGAGGCGATGGTCATGTGTGCTTCCTCGCCGGAGAAGGTCGAGATTTTGGCTCCACCAGAGGGAGCTGTACCCGGGGATTTAGTTCACGTGGAGGGATATCCTCGGGTACCCGATGCGGTGATGAATCCGAAAAAGAAGATTTTTGAGACGGTTGCTCCTGACTTACACACCAACGAACAGTTGGTCGCATGTTACAAGGAGGGCGCTTTTGTGGTTCCCGGCAAGGGACAAGTCTTGTCGCAGACTTTGAAGAATGTTAATGTAAAATGA